A region from the Flavobacterium enshiense genome encodes:
- a CDS encoding DUF6370 family protein yields the protein MKNIIFLFLIGATTTALSQEKKEQPKTQIVEAACGQCQFGMQEKGCDLAVRIEGKSYFVEGTSIDEHGDAHAEDGFCNTIRKAEVSGTIVEDHFKATSFKLIEEEK from the coding sequence ATGAAAAACATAATATTTTTATTTCTAATAGGAGCAACAACTACTGCACTATCACAGGAGAAAAAAGAACAACCAAAAACACAAATCGTGGAAGCTGCCTGCGGGCAGTGTCAGTTCGGAATGCAGGAAAAAGGTTGTGATTTGGCAGTCCGTATCGAGGGAAAATCATATTTCGTCGAGGGAACCTCCATTGACGAGCATGGAGATGCTCATGCCGAAGACGGTTTCTGCAACACCATCCGTAAAGCAGAAGTATCCGGCACCATAGTCGAAGATCATTTTAAAGCCACTTCTTTCAAATTAATAGAAGAGGAAAAATAA
- a CDS encoding Crp/Fnr family transcriptional regulator: MQTLLENIAKHISLTAVEQESILDLLQTEQYKAKTTLLEEGKICTHSFFVLKGILRSYTLDENGVEHVMSFACPGWWIADMYSYLSQRPGQLFIETNEEAEVILLSKENQEKLYSIVPKMERYFRILIENSLVANQQRLIDNMSFTAEARYDKFSKKYPELINRLPQKQIASYIGVTPEFFSKMKARFLKK; the protein is encoded by the coding sequence ATGCAGACCTTATTAGAAAATATAGCCAAACACATTTCGCTCACTGCCGTGGAGCAGGAAAGCATTTTGGACTTATTGCAAACCGAACAATATAAAGCAAAAACAACACTTTTAGAGGAAGGAAAAATCTGCACCCATTCCTTTTTCGTACTGAAGGGAATTCTTAGAAGCTATACCTTGGACGAGAACGGTGTGGAACACGTAATGAGTTTTGCCTGCCCGGGTTGGTGGATTGCCGACATGTACAGTTATCTGTCGCAACGACCGGGACAACTCTTCATAGAAACCAACGAAGAAGCCGAGGTAATTTTACTTTCCAAAGAAAATCAGGAAAAATTATACTCTATTGTTCCGAAGATGGAACGCTATTTCCGCATTCTGATCGAAAACTCATTAGTAGCAAACCAGCAGCGATTAATTGACAACATGAGTTTTACGGCCGAAGCCCGTTACGACAAATTCAGCAAAAAATATCCTGAACTGATTAACCGTCTTCCACAAAAACAAATCGCCTCTTATATTGGCGTTACTCCGGAATTTTTCAGTAAGATGAAGGCTAGATTTCTGAAAAAATAG
- a CDS encoding GNAT family N-acetyltransferase, protein MAPKTEFIPLTLSDIEKIVSMMQEFYAIDNYPIDTKKSKILFREFIKNEHLGKAWLIYHKHEIVGYVILTFVFSFEYGGTIAFLDELYLSESMRGKGIGKEAVRFIQAEAQILKLKIIYLETEEHNENAQKLYLANDFTVHHRKIMKHIVQKHP, encoded by the coding sequence ATGGCTCCGAAAACAGAATTCATACCCCTGACTTTATCAGACATCGAGAAGATTGTCTCAATGATGCAGGAGTTTTATGCCATCGATAATTATCCAATTGATACAAAAAAATCGAAAATACTTTTCAGGGAATTCATCAAAAATGAACATTTAGGAAAAGCATGGCTGATTTACCATAAACATGAAATTGTGGGCTATGTAATCCTGACATTTGTTTTCAGTTTTGAATACGGCGGAACCATTGCCTTTCTTGACGAATTGTATCTTTCTGAGAGTATGCGGGGAAAAGGAATCGGGAAAGAAGCTGTCCGATTTATACAAGCAGAAGCTCAAATACTGAAGTTGAAAATAATCTATCTGGAAACAGAAGAACACAATGAAAACGCACAAAAATTGTATCTTGCCAACGATTTTACGGTACATCATCGGAAAATAATGAAACATATAGTACAAAAACACCCTTAA
- a CDS encoding YceI family protein: protein MATTKWIIDPTHSEVTFKVKHMMFTNLSGRFNSYDVNIIAEDDDFSKAVIEFYVDSNSVDTRSPDRDNHLKSADFFNVEEYPKITFKASSFTKLDDKKYELAGDLTIRDVTKFVKLPAEFSGLMTDPWGNTKVGINIFGEVDRKDWGLKWNSPLDNGGFLLSDIVKFDIEIQLVRQ from the coding sequence ATGGCAACAACAAAATGGATTATCGACCCAACACACTCCGAAGTAACCTTTAAGGTGAAACACATGATGTTTACCAATTTATCCGGAAGATTTAACAGTTATGATGTGAACATTATAGCCGAGGACGATGATTTCAGTAAAGCGGTGATTGAATTCTACGTCGACTCCAATTCGGTAGATACAAGAAGCCCAGACCGTGACAATCACTTAAAAAGCGCTGATTTCTTTAACGTGGAAGAATATCCAAAAATAACCTTCAAAGCTTCTTCATTCACCAAATTGGATGATAAAAAATATGAATTGGCTGGTGATTTAACCATCAGAGATGTTACGAAATTCGTAAAACTTCCGGCCGAGTTCAGCGGACTGATGACCGATCCTTGGGGCAACACCAAAGTAGGCATCAATATTTTCGGAGAAGTAGACCGAAAAGACTGGGGTTTAAAATGGAACTCACCACTGGATAATGGAGGTTTTTTATTAAGTGACATTGTAAAATTCGACATCGAAATACAGTTGGTAAGACAATAA
- a CDS encoding pirin family protein: MENIILHKANSRGNANHGWLQSYHTFSFANYHNPERMNFGVLRVLNDDTVAAGMGFGTHPHENMEIISIPLEGDLEHQDSMGNKAVIKNGDIQVMSAGTGIHHSEYNKNEDKQVKFLQIWVFPNKRNVTPRYDQITLNSEDRHNKLQQILSPNAEDAGVWIHQDAWFHLGKFDKDVTTDYHFNKQGNGLYVFVLNGDITVNNQELNTRDGLGIWNTDKVTIKANSEAEFLLMEVPMAL, translated from the coding sequence ATGGAAAATATCATTTTACACAAAGCCAATAGCAGAGGAAATGCAAATCACGGTTGGCTGCAAAGTTACCACACCTTCAGTTTCGCCAATTACCACAATCCGGAACGAATGAATTTTGGCGTTCTACGCGTACTGAATGACGATACGGTTGCAGCTGGCATGGGCTTTGGAACACATCCGCACGAGAATATGGAAATTATCAGTATTCCGCTGGAAGGCGATTTGGAGCATCAGGACAGCATGGGAAACAAAGCCGTAATCAAAAATGGTGACATTCAGGTAATGAGCGCGGGAACCGGAATCCATCACAGCGAATACAATAAGAACGAAGACAAGCAGGTTAAATTCCTTCAGATTTGGGTCTTCCCGAACAAGCGAAATGTTACGCCGAGATACGATCAGATTACTTTAAATTCAGAAGACCGACACAATAAATTACAACAAATCCTCTCGCCGAATGCCGAGGATGCAGGAGTTTGGATTCATCAGGACGCATGGTTTCACCTGGGAAAATTCGACAAAGATGTTACAACCGACTATCATTTCAATAAACAAGGCAACGGATTGTATGTTTTTGTTCTCAACGGAGACATTACCGTTAACAATCAGGAACTGAATACAAGGGACGGTTTAGGAATATGGAACACTGACAAAGTAACGATTAAAGCTAATTCAGAAGCCGAATTCTTATTGATGGAAGTCCCTATGGCTTTATAA
- the galE gene encoding UDP-glucose 4-epimerase GalE yields MKVLVTGGLGFIGSHTAVELQNQGFEVVIVDNLQNSTLEVLDGISRITGKKPVFEKLDLREKNSVQDFFKRHSDISGVIHFAASKAVGESVENPLLYYENNISSLVYLLQELEKKGNANFIFSSSCTVYGQAEKMPITEDAPVQEAISPYGNTKQIGEEIIKDVVKVSDINAVLLRYFNPIGAHPSTEIGELPIGVPQNLVPFITQTAIGLREELSVFGDDYPTPDGTCIRDYIHVVDLAKAHVVALRRLLEKKNVEKAEVFNVGTGKGSSVLEVIQAFEKISQQKLPYKIVDRREGDVISAYANTDKANMVLGWKAESTLEEALNSAWKWEQKIRSVHISSK; encoded by the coding sequence ATGAAAGTATTGGTGACTGGTGGGTTAGGTTTTATCGGATCGCATACAGCGGTGGAATTGCAAAATCAAGGATTTGAGGTTGTAATTGTTGATAATTTGCAGAATTCTACACTTGAGGTTTTGGATGGAATTTCTAGAATTACGGGTAAGAAGCCTGTTTTTGAAAAATTGGATTTGCGTGAGAAAAATTCGGTTCAGGATTTTTTTAAACGTCATTCCGATATTTCTGGAGTGATTCATTTTGCTGCGTCAAAAGCGGTAGGAGAAAGTGTTGAAAACCCGTTGCTGTATTATGAAAACAACATCAGCTCACTGGTGTATCTGCTTCAGGAATTGGAGAAAAAAGGCAATGCTAATTTTATTTTCAGTTCTTCGTGTACAGTTTATGGACAGGCTGAAAAAATGCCCATTACCGAAGATGCACCTGTTCAGGAAGCCATCTCACCTTATGGAAATACGAAGCAAATCGGAGAGGAAATAATTAAGGATGTTGTAAAAGTGTCCGATATCAATGCTGTTTTACTTCGTTATTTTAATCCGATAGGTGCGCATCCGAGTACCGAAATTGGTGAGTTGCCAATAGGTGTCCCTCAGAATTTAGTGCCGTTTATTACACAAACTGCAATTGGATTGCGAGAGGAATTGTCTGTTTTTGGAGATGATTATCCAACGCCGGACGGAACCTGCATCCGCGATTATATTCACGTAGTTGATTTGGCAAAAGCCCATGTGGTAGCTTTGCGACGTTTGCTGGAAAAGAAAAATGTGGAAAAGGCAGAAGTTTTCAATGTAGGAACCGGAAAAGGGAGTTCTGTTTTAGAAGTTATTCAGGCATTTGAAAAGATAAGTCAGCAAAAATTGCCGTATAAGATTGTGGATCGAAGAGAAGGTGATGTTATCTCCGCCTATGCTAATACTGATAAAGCTAATATGGTTTTAGGTTGGAAAGCAGAATCTACTTTGGAAGAGGCATTAAACAGCGCCTGGAAATGGGAACAGAAAATAAGAAGTGTACATATATCAAGTAAATAA
- a CDS encoding T9SS sorting signal type C domain-containing protein: MKKSLLLLIAFILFSINAIGQCTITGTVNASTLNCASFGSCSKIYIGDGITTTTLNMDENLDLTCLGQIEFIIRDKATVDFTRNVDLKLTEGSSFVIEQGGNLPSNNPCNANKTIYIGDTKVASCNGNGAIYSFEELMGGAGYYVINTTATPASICGSGTSTLTATRVPSNSSTNYTWYDANNNIVSYSATFTTPVLTTTTTYYVEALITPTKRTPKQAVTVVVNSIPAQPAITVTHPNCTTAAGTITITAPTAPGMTYSIDGIAYTNTTGIFSGLAAGTYNVTVKNPAGCISPARVVTLNAPIPPVQPTLGSVIQPTCTTATGTFTITNYSASYTYTVSPSAGTSISGNTVTAPAGTYTVTASSGSCTSSASGSVSIVSIKTNTWNGTAWSTGSAPTGTDVIVFNGNFTSSSDLTGCSCQVNSGNVVITSGNNVSITNGITVSGGSLTFEDNSSLIQINDNAVNTGNIVYKRKTTPLKQYDYTLWSTPVANATLSQLATNSLFYAYSPSINDWVPKSGGNVMINGQGYAGRAPSGLNYATPQIVVTSFTGVPNNGIITTPIIKGADTANLIGNPYPSAIDIDLFLTDPANAGIVNGTIYLWTHNTAISNTIPGDWVYNYTADDYCKYNLTGGVTTASRAITGGVTPTGKIAAGQGFFIDALASGTATFKNSMRIQGSNNQFFRNSDTKNSTNNKPLALEKHRVWLSFSNNRGAYNETLVGYIQGATNELDRLFDGKTMPGENVVSLYSLLSNQELSIQGRSLPFSASDIIPIGYTTTITGDFSIHLENFDGLFAKQDIYLFDKTTGQYHDLKAGDFTFTTTKGTFNNRFELRFNTVTLGVNAVDNNDTNIRIIAADQHLSVLSGMSDISSIEVHDLLGKLVYSKKGIHTNKFYTDAIPATSQMLIVKVTLEDQKNVTKKVLMP; encoded by the coding sequence ATGAAAAAAAGTCTACTACTACTAATTGCCTTCATCTTATTTTCTATTAATGCCATCGGACAATGCACCATAACCGGAACAGTTAACGCGAGTACTTTAAATTGTGCTTCATTCGGTTCTTGCTCTAAGATTTATATTGGAGACGGCATTACCACTACCACTTTAAATATGGATGAAAATCTGGATTTAACGTGCCTGGGCCAGATTGAGTTCATCATTAGGGACAAAGCCACCGTTGATTTCACCAGAAATGTAGACCTAAAATTAACTGAAGGTTCATCGTTTGTCATCGAACAAGGAGGGAACTTACCAAGTAATAATCCTTGCAACGCGAATAAAACCATCTATATCGGAGATACCAAAGTAGCAAGTTGCAACGGTAATGGAGCAATTTACAGCTTTGAAGAGTTAATGGGCGGCGCAGGTTACTATGTTATTAACACAACTGCCACTCCCGCTTCTATCTGTGGTTCCGGCACATCTACACTAACTGCGACAAGAGTCCCTTCGAATTCTTCAACTAATTATACTTGGTATGATGCCAACAACAATATTGTTTCGTATTCCGCTACGTTCACCACGCCGGTACTAACGACTACAACCACATATTATGTAGAAGCGCTTATTACACCTACCAAAAGAACACCTAAACAGGCTGTTACTGTGGTTGTAAACAGTATACCGGCACAACCGGCAATTACAGTTACTCATCCAAATTGTACTACTGCAGCAGGAACTATAACAATTACTGCCCCGACTGCACCAGGAATGACTTACAGTATTGACGGTATCGCATACACTAACACTACAGGAATTTTCTCAGGCTTAGCTGCAGGCACTTACAATGTAACAGTTAAAAATCCTGCAGGATGTATTTCACCGGCAAGAGTTGTGACGCTTAACGCACCGATTCCTCCGGTACAGCCAACTTTAGGTTCGGTTATTCAGCCAACTTGTACTACAGCTACCGGAACCTTCACTATCACGAATTACAGCGCATCGTATACTTATACAGTATCTCCATCAGCAGGAACAAGCATTTCCGGAAACACTGTTACAGCCCCTGCGGGAACATATACAGTGACAGCGTCTTCGGGATCTTGTACTTCATCAGCATCTGGAAGTGTATCAATCGTTTCTATTAAAACAAACACATGGAACGGAACTGCATGGTCAACTGGCTCTGCACCTACAGGAACAGATGTAATCGTCTTTAACGGGAACTTTACTTCTTCTTCGGATTTGACCGGATGTTCTTGTCAGGTAAATTCAGGCAATGTTGTTATTACTTCAGGCAACAACGTATCCATTACTAATGGAATTACAGTTTCCGGAGGTTCGTTAACTTTTGAAGACAACAGCAGCTTGATTCAAATCAACGACAACGCAGTAAACACCGGAAACATAGTTTATAAAAGAAAAACTACACCATTAAAACAATACGACTATACTTTGTGGTCTACACCGGTAGCCAATGCTACCTTAAGCCAATTAGCAACGAATTCATTATTCTATGCTTACAGCCCAAGCATTAATGATTGGGTTCCAAAATCTGGAGGTAATGTAATGATTAATGGTCAAGGCTATGCAGGAAGAGCTCCAAGCGGTCTTAATTATGCAACGCCGCAAATTGTGGTAACAAGTTTTACGGGTGTTCCTAACAACGGTATCATAACAACACCAATAATAAAAGGAGCTGACACCGCTAACTTGATTGGAAACCCTTATCCTTCGGCAATCGATATTGATTTATTCTTAACTGATCCAGCCAATGCAGGAATTGTAAACGGAACTATTTATCTTTGGACACACAATACTGCAATCAGTAATACCATTCCAGGAGATTGGGTTTACAATTATACTGCTGATGATTATTGCAAATACAATCTTACAGGCGGAGTAACGACAGCTTCAAGAGCAATTACCGGTGGTGTAACACCAACAGGAAAAATAGCAGCAGGTCAAGGATTCTTTATAGATGCCTTAGCCAGCGGAACAGCTACTTTTAAAAACAGCATGCGTATACAGGGCAGCAACAACCAGTTTTTCAGAAATTCAGATACTAAAAACAGCACAAACAACAAACCATTAGCACTTGAAAAACACCGTGTTTGGCTTTCATTTAGCAACAATCGTGGGGCTTATAATGAAACCCTTGTAGGGTATATCCAAGGAGCGACAAATGAATTGGACAGATTATTTGACGGTAAAACAATGCCTGGTGAAAACGTAGTTTCCCTATATTCTCTGTTATCAAATCAAGAATTAAGCATCCAGGGACGCAGTTTACCGTTCTCGGCTTCAGATATCATCCCTATCGGATATACAACAACAATTACTGGAGATTTCAGCATCCATTTAGAGAATTTTGATGGTCTGTTCGCTAAACAAGATATTTATTTATTTGACAAAACAACAGGACAATATCACGATTTAAAAGCCGGAGATTTTACTTTCACAACGACAAAAGGAACATTTAATAACCGTTTTGAATTGCGTTTCAATACAGTAACACTAGGTGTTAACGCAGTAGACAATAACGATACGAATATTAGAATAATTGCTGCAGACCAACATCTTTCTGTATTATCAGGCATGTCAGACATTTCAAGTATCGAAGTTCATGATCTTTTAGGAAAATTGGTTTACTCAAAAAAAGGCATTCACACTAATAAATTCTATACAGATGCCATTCCGGCAACATCACAAATGCTGATCGTGAAGGTTACTTTAGAAGACCAGAAAAATGTCACCAAAAAAGTTTTGATGCCTTAA
- a CDS encoding 3-deoxy-D-manno-octulosonic acid transferase, protein MFFLYNLVLQTAGFLLKIVALFSPKIRLFVDGRKSVFDTLSSKISASDKTIWFHAASLGEYEQGLPVMEQIKEKFPNHKILVTFFSPSGYEVRKNNTVADVTVYLPLDTQKNVKKFLKLARPEMAFFIKYEFWPNYLNELKNQNIKTYLISGIFREKQSFFKWYGGFYRKALKNIDYFFVQNESSKKLLQSIGFHNIKVSGDTRFDRVVSILERDNSLYFIEEFKNDTTTIVIGSSWPKDESLLTDYINQSDSNVKFIIAPHNIKTDQIQQLKDAITKKTVLFSEKENQNLSDSQVFIIDTIGILTKIYSYADIAYVGGGFGNPGVHNILEPATFAIPIVIGPNYSHFAEATALVNIEGCISITNQSELKQAFDLLVQNEDERYEKGHVCSTFVQMNKGATATILKHILN, encoded by the coding sequence ATGTTTTTTCTCTACAATTTAGTGCTTCAAACTGCAGGATTTCTACTGAAAATAGTCGCTTTGTTCAGTCCTAAAATACGATTGTTTGTTGACGGACGGAAGTCGGTTTTCGATACGCTTTCCTCTAAAATTTCAGCTTCCGACAAAACCATCTGGTTTCATGCTGCATCGCTCGGAGAATACGAACAGGGACTTCCGGTCATGGAGCAAATCAAAGAAAAATTCCCAAACCATAAAATTCTGGTGACGTTCTTTTCACCATCCGGATATGAAGTCCGCAAAAACAATACCGTGGCCGACGTTACCGTATATCTTCCTTTGGACACCCAAAAAAATGTGAAGAAATTTTTGAAACTGGCGCGTCCGGAAATGGCTTTTTTCATCAAATATGAGTTTTGGCCCAATTATTTGAATGAACTCAAAAACCAGAATATCAAAACCTATTTGATTTCCGGCATTTTTAGAGAAAAACAAAGTTTTTTTAAATGGTACGGCGGTTTTTACCGAAAAGCATTGAAAAACATCGACTACTTCTTTGTTCAGAATGAAAGTTCGAAAAAGCTCCTGCAAAGTATCGGATTCCACAACATAAAAGTATCCGGAGACACCCGTTTTGACCGTGTGGTTTCCATTTTGGAACGCGACAATTCGCTTTATTTCATTGAAGAATTCAAAAATGACACTACAACCATTGTGATTGGCAGTTCGTGGCCAAAAGACGAATCTCTATTAACAGATTATATCAATCAATCAGATAGCAATGTAAAATTCATCATTGCACCACACAACATCAAAACCGATCAAATTCAACAGTTGAAAGACGCAATCACAAAGAAAACCGTTCTTTTTTCGGAGAAAGAAAATCAAAATTTATCTGATTCTCAGGTTTTCATCATTGATACTATCGGCATTCTGACCAAAATTTACAGTTACGCTGACATCGCCTATGTGGGCGGAGGCTTCGGAAACCCGGGCGTACACAATATTTTAGAGCCGGCGACTTTCGCAATTCCAATTGTGATTGGTCCAAATTACTCTCATTTCGCAGAAGCAACAGCTTTGGTAAATATTGAAGGCTGCATTTCAATCACCAACCAAAGCGAACTGAAACAGGCTTTTGACTTACTGGTACAAAACGAAGACGAACGCTATGAAAAAGGACATGTTTGCAGCACTTTTGTTCAGATGAATAAGGGAGCGACGGCTACGATTCTGAAACACATCCTTAACTAA
- a CDS encoding DegT/DnrJ/EryC1/StrS family aminotransferase, protein MRKLQMVDLKSQYEKIKDTVNASIQEVLDTNTYINGPQVQKFQKSLEDYLGVKHVIPCANGTDALQIAMMGLGLEPGDEVITADFTFAATVEVIALLRLTPVLVDVEMDNMNISIEAIKKAITPKTKAIVPVHLFGRAANMDAIMDIAKEHNLYVIEDNAQAIGADFTGRDGSKRKVGTIGHVGATSFFPSKNLGCYGDGGAIFTNDDELAHTLRGIVNHGMYVRYHHDVVGVNSRLDSVQAAVLNAKLPFLDLYNEARQNAARKYSKGFEGHKNIITPVIPDECDWHVFHQYTLRIIDASRDALMDHLQAKGIPCAIYYPIPLHSQKAYLDSRYKEEDFPVTNQLVKEVISLPMHTELDDEQISFIVDSVLEFFNK, encoded by the coding sequence ATGAGAAAATTACAAATGGTTGACCTGAAAAGTCAATACGAAAAAATAAAAGATACCGTAAACGCTTCTATTCAGGAGGTTTTAGATACTAATACTTACATTAACGGACCACAAGTGCAGAAGTTCCAAAAGAGTCTGGAGGATTATTTGGGGGTTAAACACGTGATTCCGTGTGCTAATGGTACTGATGCGTTGCAGATTGCCATGATGGGATTAGGGCTTGAACCTGGTGATGAGGTGATTACTGCGGATTTTACTTTTGCTGCGACGGTTGAGGTAATCGCTTTGTTGCGACTTACTCCTGTTTTGGTAGATGTTGAAATGGATAACATGAATATTTCGATTGAGGCCATTAAAAAAGCAATTACTCCAAAAACCAAAGCGATTGTTCCTGTTCATTTGTTTGGTCGTGCGGCTAATATGGATGCCATTATGGATATTGCCAAAGAACACAATTTATATGTAATCGAAGATAATGCGCAAGCAATCGGTGCTGATTTTACAGGAAGAGATGGTTCAAAAAGAAAGGTGGGAACTATCGGTCACGTAGGAGCAACATCGTTCTTCCCTTCTAAAAACTTAGGTTGCTATGGTGATGGAGGTGCAATTTTTACCAATGATGACGAATTGGCTCACACATTGCGCGGAATCGTAAATCACGGTATGTACGTTCGTTATCATCATGATGTGGTTGGTGTGAATTCTCGTTTGGACAGTGTTCAGGCTGCGGTTTTGAATGCTAAATTGCCGTTTTTGGATTTGTACAATGAGGCAAGACAAAATGCAGCCCGAAAATATTCAAAAGGATTTGAAGGTCATAAAAATATTATTACGCCGGTTATTCCGGATGAATGCGATTGGCATGTTTTTCACCAGTATACGTTGCGTATCATTGATGCGAGTCGTGATGCGCTGATGGATCACCTTCAGGCAAAAGGAATTCCTTGTGCCATTTATTACCCGATTCCGTTGCATAGTCAGAAGGCTTATTTGGATTCAAGATACAAAGAGGAAGATTTTCCGGTAACAAACCAATTGGTAAAAGAGGTAATATCATTGCCAATGCATACAGAGTTAGATGACGAGCAAATCAGCTTTATTGTCGATTCTGTTCTTGAATTTTTTAATAAATAG
- the fabD gene encoding ACP S-malonyltransferase, protein MKAYVFPGQGAQFTGMGKDLYENSAVAKELFEKANEILGFRITDIMFEGTAEQLKETKVTQPAVFLHSVILAKTLEDFKPEMVAGHSLGEFSALVANGTLSFEDGLKLVSQRALAMQKACEITPSTMAAVLNLDDKIVEDICASIDGVVVAANYNCPGQLVISGELKAVEEACEKMKEAGAKRALILPVGGAFHSPMMEPAREELAAAIEATTFSAPICPVYQNVTASAVSDADEIKKNLIIQLTAPVKWTQSVQQMIADGATSFTEVGPGKVLVGLVNKINKEAQTISA, encoded by the coding sequence ATGAAAGCATATGTATTCCCGGGTCAGGGCGCACAATTCACCGGAATGGGCAAAGATTTATATGAAAATTCGGCTGTTGCAAAAGAATTATTCGAAAAAGCCAACGAGATATTAGGATTCCGCATTACCGACATCATGTTTGAAGGTACAGCTGAACAATTAAAAGAAACCAAAGTTACTCAGCCTGCTGTATTTTTACACTCGGTTATTTTAGCGAAGACTTTAGAGGATTTCAAACCTGAAATGGTAGCCGGACACTCCTTAGGAGAGTTTTCAGCTTTGGTTGCTAACGGAACTTTATCATTTGAAGATGGTTTAAAACTGGTTTCACAGCGTGCGTTAGCAATGCAGAAAGCTTGTGAAATTACTCCATCAACCATGGCTGCGGTATTAAATCTGGATGATAAAATTGTAGAAGACATCTGTGCTTCTATTGATGGTGTTGTAGTAGCTGCTAACTATAACTGCCCGGGACAATTGGTAATCTCAGGCGAATTGAAAGCGGTAGAGGAAGCTTGTGAGAAAATGAAGGAAGCCGGAGCAAAACGCGCATTAATTTTACCGGTGGGAGGCGCTTTCCACTCGCCAATGATGGAACCGGCACGTGAAGAACTGGCTGCAGCAATCGAAGCTACAACATTCAGCGCTCCTATTTGCCCGGTTTATCAAAACGTAACAGCAAGCGCTGTTTCTGATGCTGATGAAATCAAGAAAAACCTGATTATCCAATTAACAGCTCCTGTAAAATGGACACAGTCAGTACAGCAAATGATAGCCGATGGTGCCACTTCATTTACAGAAGTTGGTCCTGGAAAAGTATTGGTAGGCCTGGTTAACAAAATCAATAAAGAAGCCCAAACCATTTCGGCTTAA